ATGAGGGGGCACGTTATTAACTGTACACATCCTGGTGATGGTGAGAAGGATATTTCTGTGCCCCAAGCTCATAACGACAGTCTCAGGGCCACTACCGAATTGTGCACTGCAACAGGACCTTGTCAGGCATACCTTAGATGGGGAGGTGTCCCTGGTCCTAAAAATGATCTTAAGATGCAGTACATGTGCCAGTGTCCTAATTCTTTTGCAGCTGGTGAGACAAAAGGTTGTTTAGTGAAAGTGTTGGATTgaaatttgtataatatataatccAGACACCAGTCTACTAGCACACAGGCAGGACTTGCCAGAACTGTGCCTGATTTATTGGTGGTATTGTAGTATCACACTgacattacaaacacacaaacaagtaagAAAATATAGAATATTCAACTGTACAGATTTATACAGTAATGCCCAATATTACATATTGAAATTGCCTTTATATATACCAGTTGATACAATGTACATCAAATTTTACAATGCGCTAGGCCAAGTTGACCCATTGGCTGGACGAGGGCAGAGTCCCGTTCCTAAATTAGGACGCGGGCAGGGCAGGCACCTCACACTCCCTTTATATTctcacatgctctctctcacacacacacacaaacatgcagtcACTTACGCTCATTCGCACAAATGCACATCTTCAGTTGTTTGGTGCACATGGCCACTTTTCCACTTGGTCATGGTAACATACAAAGCAACACCAGCCAGCAATTTGAGCGTTACACTgtccctcccctaaaaaaaattattatctgTGCCAggctctttatttttgttttgcaaGGTCTACATCTACATCCAGTGTCCTAGGGTGCAGATGCTAGTTCAGGGGCCAGGATTAGTCGTCACCTTGTCCAGAACTCAGAAATGGGCTGCCATCCACTTGCTCTACCTCAATCACTTCAGAAGTACCATGGTTTGGCCTGCCCAGGCAAACATGGCTTCTAAATCCTAACATTATACACCACTACTTATATGAAAGAAAGAGCAATACAACAGTAGGTAACAACATTTACCAATTGGGTAAAAAGTGGCAAACAGGTATATGTCTAAGATTCAAAATTGATATATATGGGAAAAGCTCACTACAGCAAAATCATGCAAATAGCCACAAGCCCACAATAATGAATAACATGCTCTATCAAACTACAAGAGCCTAGCTGAAAAGTTACTATGCATTAAGGGCACACCAAAATAagtttgaattaatgttaatttaACTCTTCCTGTTATCAAtagtgatcttttttttttcttttttttttgcagaaaATCATACTGTATTCACTGTCACATAAAATCTTCTCATCTTCAAAGATCAGAAAAGTCAAGGTAGAACCATAATTACCTTGATACACAAATTTTAAGATATGcttatcaatagcaataacataTTAACTCAATAAAATTAAAGGATTTTGTAATACCATTCCACATATGAACTAATTTATTCCTCCTAATTTTTTTCcagtaaaaaaggggaaaacaatataaataataacacctTGCAATTAAAATTGCTTTTCAGCATCTTATATATCATCTATGAACCTTCTTGTAAGGCCAACTAATCAATTTATTCtgttttaaaaagaagaaaaagaaaaaaaaaaaaaaaaattataaaattatttaGTCCGTGCAATCAGACCCGACTGATTATGCTTGTGTTTCGAAACAAAAACATAGACCTCTGAATATCATATTCCATCAATCAATAAGGCTATGAACAATCTTTTGGATTATACACTTCATGTATAATGGAAAACATCAAAAAAGCTAAATCAAGTGCATCACACCACAAACATCAGTTTCATGATAAAAACTTCGTGCTCAGAAAATTTCAAGAATGAATTCTTCGTTTAATTGTTTacataaaaaatgtttttttttttttttctcttttttaaactctctcctcctcttcttttttttttcttatggctTTCTCCCTCGATGGAAAAGTGGGATGTGGCAGGTGGTGGTACGACTCCAGCTTAGAGAGGGCTGGTCATGTTAGGTCCCATGGAGTCAGGGGCATTCTTCATGAAATACTTCTCTAACTTAGCCAAAATGTGTTTACctgaaaggggagggaaatacaataataataatcatgtaaaCGTAACTTAAATCACCAGTTTTGCTATCTTACCTATAGCATAGAAAAAGTTAATCACCAAACAGGTTATCCAATGTAAAgaaaattttcatgaaaataagaAACCCAAGACACTCACCATAAGTATACTTGCGGAGAGTTGAAATGTGTGGGCGGATCTTGTGCATGAGCATTTTTCGCTGGGCAGGTTCAGCCACATCTATCATCTTCTGCACCACATAGTTAGCATACTGATCCTTCATTAACATCAGCAGAGAGCTGTGTGCATTGTCGTTATATCCACACACCTGGAAATGTAGAGCAAATATGCTTTAATATTGGATTCCATCTGTGTTTATATTCAGGAATCTTTTAAATGTCTTTTTCATCAACAAACTTGTAAATTAAATGCCAGAACCGAAAAAATCCACCAGTGGATTTCCTCAACAATTCTTACTAATTCCTGATATGTAGTATTCACAAAAGCCTGGCATTATATATCCATTAAATAAATATTGCATAAAAATAAATCTCAAATAAATTCATGAAAGTGTTATATagcaataaaaaacagaaaagaaaacgatgTCAATATACAATCGATGATAGTTATACCTCAATCATATTTACCTCTTCAATGAGCATGGCCCTCTCGGCACGGGTAGCATGCGTCACACACTTCTCTACTACGTTTGAGGCAAATTTATGCTGAGAGAGCTTTAGAACCCCGCCACGCACCACGCCAACGATCTTGCTCTTATCTTCTGGTTTTCCATgctctgggggagagggagaaaaaatattcTATTTAATAATCTTATTTGTGATGTATCTTAACcagaaaaaatcatacatattaTGATTGGGGGGAGAAAAAAGTTGTGGGTCTGTAACATTCAAAAGTAAAATCTTACCAAGCACATGTTGGATGACATAATTGCCATACTGATCCTGTAACAGCTGTTCGGTATGTTGGTGTAGCTCCTCAAGCACTGGGGACGTTTGGTCTCCAGTGCAGTGCTCCAAGATACGCTGAATAACACGGCAACCATAGGGGTGTGTAGAGAGGGTGAAGACTTGCCCCTGTAAAAAAGGAATGTAAACTGAACAGTCTATACCTTTGCACTGGTAACATAAATGAATTTTTGTATCTGAGGCACTCCGATATACTTTATCCATATAtactgataaaaaggaaaaaataatgcttATAGAGTACCTGGAAAGCATTGATGATAAACTGTAAGGCCATGGGATCCACACACTCAATGCATTTTTGCACGACATGGTTGCCTGTGAATTGAAAAACATGGATTAACGTACATACTAGTTTTGTTTCCTTCTAGCATTTATAATGATGCATGTAAAACACTATATGGAGGTGCAGTTCTTAAAGTCACCCCTTACCATTCTGATCCTTAACACATTTGAGGACATGGCCATCCAGTTCACGCACGATGTCTTTCTGCTGGTCCTGAGTAATGCACTCAAGAGCCTTCTGAATCACACGGCATCCATACATCTGTAGTGCTAAAGGCAAAACGTGGCCACGAATCTTGTTTGCCAAGACAGTCTTCTGCTCGGGGGTTCCAAATTCAAAGAACTTCTGAATCACGTAATTACCTGTGAACAAGATTTTATTCAATTTATGGTTAAATATTACTCAAGACATTTTATATTCACAAATAAATTTATTTTCAAACAAATATTCTCTCATGCAAATATTGCAAATATACTGCAATCATTTCCTCATCTGACAGTATTtgatatacaaatagaaaaattaaTTTTTGCAATACATACCAAACACATCAGTCATTAAAGAATAAGCTGCTGTTAGGATTTCGTTGAATACCATCTGCTTTTCAGCTGGTGTTGCTCGTTCAAGCTTTTGTTGAATGAAcctacaataaagaaagaaatttggATAAATAACAATGCATAAATGATGTAAATTCATAGTAAGAGGTAACAAAATGAACAAGATAACATTTGAATTTCACAAGAAATAATCTTTGCCTTCAGTAATAAATATACCTGGAACCATGCTGGTCTTGGCTGAATTCCACTATGTGGTTGGCCAAGTCTCTGAGCTGCAGGTTGGGGAATCGATTGTTTCGGAAGTCCTCCAGTAAGCGCGAGCGACCAGTACATTTTTCCAAGCTCAGGTTTCGTTTTATGGGTGGGAATAAGGATGAGGATCCGCCAGAAGTGAACATTCCATTTGTGGAACCATTTCGGAACTTTGCTTCTGCTCCTGGTGCAGCAGAGATGACACGGTTACCAGACATTAGGGCACCTAGTGGCAGTGCCGAAGAGGTGTTACTGAGGCTTGGGGGTGGTGTCAGGCTACCAGAGGTTAGACCAATAGGCCCAGGGGATGCGGTAACTGTACCAAGTGCTCCATAGTTGCTCGTCCATTTGCCACTTCGGAAATCTTGAGAAAGTGGTGACAGAACTGAAGTGGTACGGTCTAAGGAATCACGTCGCCCCATGCTACCTCCAAGACCTGAAAGGAGTTGGTAATCTTTGTCATGTGATCTTCCCTTTAACTTTTGAGGAGAATGTTATGAAATGCAATTCAGTTAAATTTAGGGGATGCACCTTTTCAATTGAAGACGCTACATACACTCTTAATTATTAAATGATATTCCAGCTCACAAAATTCAGTTATAAAGTTGTTAATGGATGGGACTTACCACCACCTAAATTGCCAATAGCAGGGGATCCAATGGTGCCCAGGGTGCTATTGCCAAAACCTAGACTACTAGTTTGCAGACCCAACGAGTAGTTGTTGCCTGTTAGTGCATTGGAAGTCTGCAGGCCTTGCGAGAGGGAATCTGCAACAATGAGAAACGAACCACACACTATAATAATCTATGTTGTACTGTTGCATGACAGGATGCACTTATTACACAAGATCAACGTCGTACTGTGACTTTgtgattaataaatattattaatgaagGCTAATAAACAACATGCAAGATCTGACTAAGATGGTGCCATCACCCACACCTGTAAATCACAGCACATCCTTGATACAAGTCTGAATAGTTTGTGTATGTCCATTTCTTTTCCCTTAGCCAGGGACAGTGTAGCAGTGTTATTAGTATCACACTTAGGTTCTGATGTATTCATCATGCAAAATCATTTAAAACTGGCCAGTTCATATGGAGAAAGTTTATGTAAATAATAGTTTCTTTATGAATCATCTTGTTATTCTACTACTTATCCATGAGCAACTAGCCAGTAAATTGGTTATTGGGGTCTTGGGATGTTAGCTTTCACAACATACAGTATTCATATTGGTTACACTCAACATGCGTACCAGCAAGTGTGTTCCCAGTGAAGGTCTGGGTGCTGTTTAGGCTCGGAGTCTGGCTGTTGTTGTAGATGGAGGCTGGTGGAGTTCCTATCTGGGGTGCCTGCAACACATGAAGATCATTAAGAACTGTTACTATCTATATCATCAAGACTAAATCTTGCCAATCCCCTTTGTAAACAAGATCAGCTTTCTCATGTTCATCTACTGTCCAATCATAATTCATGCCCAGTAGACCAGGCATCTCACATGAATGCAAATAGAGGAATGGGATTAAGGCAGTACCTGGTTTCCTAGTAGCCTCATGTTATTGGCAGCAGCAGCCTGAGCTCCATTGGCACCATTGATAATAACTGGTGCAGGGGAGACAAGTCGTACTGGGGCACCATTACCTACTCCTCGGAGGTTGCCCATCAAAACTGCCCCATTTTGATCATAATAGGCTGGGATTACCTGCTGTAGTAGAAGAAACATGGCAAAACTTTAGTATGTGGAGACCAAGAAGAAATTTATTTGCAAGCATTATTGTATCTTATATTTCAGTGattgttcacatacacacacttgcatcatatacatacacatacaagtgtaTTGttttcatcactcactcactctcacacatgtTGTATAAATGAATGGAATCAACATTATATGTGGAAAATAATTAATTGCACAAGATAAATAAGAATTACAAAAATATTTAGTAAATATCTGAACACATTGAATACATAATgttgtatccatatacatagtgGATACATATCaaacatgtatgcataatgaTAAATTATGTAATACCTGATATTGTGAAAGTGGTCCCTGTAAGTTGCCTGCTGCAGCTGCAGCCGCTGCCAAGTTACCATTGCTTTGATTGGTAACTTCACTGGTTTGCGATGGAGAGATTGGTCTCCTGGGCTGACCACCCGGTCCCTGCTGTTGGATGATATTTGCTGGATACACGCCCCAGTGCACCCCATAGTACTGAGGAATCACTGCTGTCGGACCTATCACAACACAATGTAATGATTCAGATGTAGTAACTTATCAGTCCTACAAAATCTAACACAACAGCCAATCACATATAAACTATGCACTATTGCAGTAATAAAATACCCACAGTGAAATACTTTGTTATGTTACAGATTTCCTGCAAGCATTAATATTAAAACACTAGTCCATGCAAGATAAACAGGGGGTAAAATAGATGTAAAAGCCAAGCATGCCAGGTGAGAAGCTTTAGTAAATGATGGGATGTAAGAAAATCTACTGTAAACTTTCAGTATAACTTCCAAAAGAACAAAGTACATTGACAGATAAAAACTATCAAGACTGAAGAAAAGAGCATACACCTCTATGGAAACACTATTTACTAGAAACCTTATTGAattaagagagaaattgaaaaaagatagaagaaatctCAAATCTAAAAGTATCTAAAGATAATAGCAGTGAAGAGCAACAGAGGATGAAATTCCAGGTCCGACTGGCAGGAAGAGGTGGGCTAATCACCAGTTTGTAGCATGTAGCAAGAGAAGAACAAAGTCTCATTAACCAAAGTTAAAACTAAACAAGGTtcgaaagaagagcaagaaagtaCTTACCAGTTATTAGGGTCCCCACGTATGGCTCCTGGGCATTGATCACATATGGTGCACTAAATGCTGCTGGTGCTGCCAAGCCTGCAGACAGGGGCATTGTTAAGTATACTTTTATTTCAAAAGAAGCTTCAAAATGTCGGAAAATAAGCTTTAATGTTGGAAATTGACAACTACATATGCAGTCTAACTTaagataccagtaataataattgatatgatGTAATAATACAAAAGCATTAGCAACCCTTCCAGGTCTCAAATCAGCTAACAAATCCCATTAGCTGGTTCGCAGATGAAAGAAGTTTTATGCATCTTTATGATCAACACTGACAACTACAGCAGTTGTTAGTAATAACTGGTAAGACATTGACATCACATAATACACAAGGTTCACAAAATAAACAGGACTGTCTACTACTATATGACTGAATAACCAGAATGGAAATGTCAAATGTCAGTCTTACACTTCAATttgcatataaaaaataatgataaaacaacaatgacaatatccTACATTTTatatcttccttatcctcttcagataacacacacacacacacaaaatcttatCAGTTATCATTCTTGTTCCTCCGTTCACACAACAGCATTACACATCATTATCCCAAGTAGAGGTATTTACTCATTAAGAAGTATCATATAATGAAGCTAAATCAGGTCAACCCTACAGCTtgatttttctatatctatagcttTCTTTAGCCATTACTTACATCTTCTTGGAAATTCTATTATTCCTATGAAAACATTTTCAAGAACCAAAAAAAatttagcaaaaaagaaaagaaaagaaaaatcatgtgtgtgtgtgtgtgtgtgtgtgtgtgtgatatatatatatatatatatacacacacacacacacacacacacacacatacacacccaggcacacaaacacacccacacacatgtatgtatatatataatatatatgtatatacatacacaaacacagatatatatttatatacatatatatacacatacatacatataaatatatatatacacatacatacatataaatatatatatacacatacatacatataaatatatatatacacatacatacatataaatatatatatacacatacatacatataaatatatatatacacatacaaatatatatatacatatacatgcatgcaaatatatatacacatatacatgcatgcacacacacacacacacacacacacacacacacacacacacactaatatatatatatatatatatatatatatatatatatatatatatatatatatatatatatatatatatatatacatacatacatacataaatacacacacatacatacatgcatatatatatatacatatatatacatatatatatatatatatatatatatatatatatatatatgtatatatatgtatatatatgcatgtatatatatgcatgtatgtatatgtgtgtgtacttatgtatgtatgtatgtatgtatatatatatacacatatacatacatgcatatacatacatacatgcatatatatatatacatatacatacatacatgcatatatatatatatatatatatatatatatatatatatatatatatatatatacacatatacatacatacatgcatatatatatatacatatacatacatacatgcatatatatatatacatatacatacatacatacatatatatatacatatacatacatacatgcatatatatatatacatatacatacatacatgcatatatatatatacatatacatatacatacatgcatatatatatatacatatacatatacatacatgcatatatatatatacatatacatatacatacatgcatatatatatatacatatacatacatacatgcatatatatatatatacatatacatacatacatgcatatatatatatacatatacatacatacatgcatatatatatatacatatacatacatacatgcatatatatatatatatacatatacatacatacatgcatatatatatatatacatatacatacatacatgcatatatatatatatacatatacatacatacatgcatatatatatatatacatatacatacatacatgcatatatatatatatacatatacatacatacatgcatatatatatacatatacatacatacatacatgcatatatatatatacatatacatacatacatgcatatatatatatacatatacatacatacatgcatatatatatatacatatacatacatacatgcatatatatatacatatacatacatacatgcatatatatatacatatacatacatacatgcatatatatatacatatacatacatacatgcatatatatatacatatacatacatacatgcatatatatatacatatacatacatacatgcatatatatatacatatacatacatacatgcatatatatatatatatatatacatatacatacatacaagcatatacatatacatatacatacatacatgcatatatatatatacatatacatacatgcatgcatatatatatacatatacatacatgcatgcatatatatatacatatacatacatgcatgcatatatatatatacatatacatacatgcaagcatatatatatatatacatatacatacatacatgcatatatatatacatatacatacatacatgcatatatatatacatatacatacatacatgcatatatatatatacatatacatacatacatgcatatatatatacatatacatacatacatgcatatatatacatatacatacatacatgcatatatatatacatacatacatgatatatacatatacatacatacatgcatatatatacatatacatacatacatgcatatatatacatatacatacaaacatgcatatatataaacatatacatacatacatacatatacatacatgcatatatatatattatatacatacatacatacaattatatatataaacataatacatacatacatacaattatatatatataaacataatacatacatacatacatatatatacatatacatacatacatacatatatatacatatatatacatatacatacatacatatacacatacacatatatacatgcatatacatacatacatatatgcatatacatacatacatatatatacatacatacatatatacacatacacatatacatacatatatacatacatatatacatatacacacatatatacatatacacacatacatacatacatatatacatatacatacatacatacatatatacatatacatacatacatatatacatatacatataaacatatttatatatacatataaacatatttatatatacacacatatttacatacataaatatatacataaatacatatttatacataatacacacacacacacacacacacacacacacacacacacacacacacacacatatatatatatatatatatatatatatatatatatatatatatatatatgtgtgtgtgtgtgtgtgtgtgtgtgtgtgtattatgtataaatatgtatgtatgtatatatttatgcatgtaaatatgtttatatatatacataatacatacacacatatatacatactacatacacatacatatatatatatacataatacatacacatatatgtatacatacacatatatacatatacatacatatacatatacatacatacacatatatacatatatatacatgcatatacatacatatatatacatgcatatacatacatatacatacacacatatatatacatatacatacacatacacatacattctgtGACAAAGGTAAAATATAATTTCAGTTTATCTGATAATTTTCCCaagttcctccctctccctccacccccgccaccccAAGAAAAACATTTAATTCTTGCCAAGGCAAATTATCTATAATTttcaccctcaaaaaaaagatgataaaatacaaaaaggaggggtgaggaatgaAGATGATGGACAAGTAGATAATATGTATTGTATAAAagcaagggaagtgagggaatagggaaggggtacAAAAtaattgtgtgcatatatatacacacatacatatacatatatacatacacacacacacacacacacacacacacacacacacacacacacacacacatatatatatatatagatagatagatatacatttacatatgtatacatatgtaaatgtatatatacttgtacatacatacatacgtatatatacacatatacatacatacatacatatgtatgtatacacatatacatacatacatacatatgtatgtatacacatatacatacatacatacatatgtatgtatacacatatacatacatacatacatatgtatgtatacacatatacatacatacatacatatgtatgtatacacatatacatacatacatacatatgtatgtatacacatatacatacatacatacatatgtatgtatacacatatacatacatacatatgtatgtatacacatatacatacatacatacatacatatgtatgtatacacatatacatacatacatacatatgtatgtatacacatatacatacatacatacatacatatgtatgtatacacatatacatacatacatacatatgtatgtatacacatatacatacatacatacatatgtatgtatacacatatacatacatacatacatatgtatgtatacacatatatatacatacctacatacatacatatgtatgtatacacatacatacatacatacatgtgtatatatacacatatacatacatacatacatgtgtatatatacatatacatacatacatacatacatgtgtatatatacacatatacatacatacatacatacatgtgtatatatacacatatacatacatacatacatacatgtgtatatatacacatatacatacatacatacatacatgtgtatatatacacatatacatacatacatacatacatgtgtatatatacacatatacatacatacatacatacatgtgtatatatacacatatacatacatacatacatacatgtgtatatatacacatatacatacatacatacatatgtatgtatacacatatacatacatacatacatacatgtgtatatatacacatatacatacatacatacatacatgtgtatatatacacatatacatacatacatacatacatgtgtatatatacacatatacatacatacatacatacatgtgtatatatacacatatacatacatacatacatacatgtgtatatatacacatatacatacatacatacatacatgtgtatatatacacatatacatacatacatacatacatgtgtatatatacacatatacatacatacatacatacatgtgtatatatacacatatacatacatacatacatatgtatgtatacacatatacatacatacatacatacatgtgtatatatacacatatacatacatacatacatacatgtgtatatatacacatatacatacatacatacatacatgtgtatatatacacatatacatacatacatacatacatgtgtatatatacacatatacatacatacatacatacatgtgtatatatacacatatacatacatacatacatacatgtgtatatatacacatatac
The sequence above is a segment of the Penaeus vannamei isolate JL-2024 chromosome 31, ASM4276789v1, whole genome shotgun sequence genome. Coding sequences within it:
- the pum gene encoding pumilio homolog 2 isoform X12 codes for the protein MKWSRGMYEGDPSVAMMAGRHIPQPTPPQPIRPQLQVPGPYMEYGRSPARSQDDEQVNYFCQRPNHDNDFAYQKGQRWALGDDSVIDVSRRVEYGQQIAPAKKLWGVEEGKTDNKGIFNIGEPTWREAAWSTGHPTDHGVGQSHGLSMGVGQRGPGRPQFPGGDSVLSPRASDHAGVGLKMVEYVLASSPTGKDLDARMANLQLRNGGVETSKDKKDKAPSPFDPTKKDVENGNAPQANGIVQNGLDDDKTFNVLQSHSRTPGSRQGSPSEEDINKNGMVTGVGVKEPELVGGGVVMGGPSAQVLGHLDHPGFEGVGGGAVGGGAVGGMGGPAGILDPSMSGAGGPFSSPAGPDYSNMATSMPMDSPTLLPGPQPQNFTDNQQLFRSAQQQQGGPNHQPIQLLAQQQYLAAQAAQQQGLAAPAAFSAPYVINAQEPYVGTLITGPTAVIPQYYGVHWGVYPANIIQQQGPGGQPRRPISPSQTSEVTNQSNGNLAAAAAAAGNLQGPLSQYQQVIPAYYDQNGAVLMGNLRGVGNGAPVRLVSPAPVIINGANGAQAAAANNMRLLGNQAPQIGTPPASIYNNSQTPSLNSTQTFTGNTLADSLSQGLQTSNALTGNNYSLGLQTSSLGFGNSTLGTIGSPAIGNLGGGLGGSMGRRDSLDRTTSVLSPLSQDFRSGKWTSNYGALGTVTASPGPIGLTSGSLTPPPSLSNTSSALPLGALMSGNRVISAAPGAEAKFRNGSTNGMFTSGGSSSLFPPIKRNLSLEKCTGRSRLLEDFRNNRFPNLQLRDLANHIVEFSQDQHGSRFIQQKLERATPAEKQMVFNEILTAAYSLMTDVFGNYVIQKFFEFGTPEQKTVLANKIRGHVLPLALQMYGCRVIQKALECITQDQQKDIVRELDGHVLKCVKDQNGNHVVQKCIECVDPMALQFIINAFQGQVFTLSTHPYGCRVIQRILEHCTGDQTSPVLEELHQHTEQLLQDQYGNYVIQHVLEHGKPEDKSKIVGVVRGGVLKLSQHKFASNVVEKCVTHATRAERAMLIEEVNMIEVCGYNDNAHSSLLMLMKDQYANYVVQKMIDVAEPAQRKMLMHKIRPHISTLRKYTYGKHILAKLEKYFMKNAPDSMGPNMTSPL
- the pum gene encoding pumilio homolog 2 isoform X15, which gives rise to MKWSRGMYEGDPSVAMMAGRHIPQPTPPQPIRPQLQVPGPYMEYGRSPARSQDDEQVNYFCQRPNHDNDFAYQKGQRWALGDDSVIDVSRRVEYGQQIAPAKKLWGVEEGKTDNKGIFNIGEPTWREAAWSTGHPTDHGVGQSHGLSMGVGQRGPGRPQFPGGDSVLSPRASDHAGVGLKMVEYVLASSPTGKDLDARMANLQLRNGGVETSKDKKDKAPSPFDPTKKDVENGNAPQANGIVQNGLDDDKTFNVLQSHSRTPGSRQGSPSEEDINKNGMVTGVGVKEPELVGGGVVMGGPSAQVLGHLDHPGFEGVGGGAVGGGAVGGMGGPAGILDPSMSGAGGPFSSPAGPDYSNMATSMPMDSPTLLPGPQPQNFTDNQQLFRSAQQQQGGPNHQPIQLLAQQQYLAAQAAQQQGLAAPAAFSAPYVINAQEPYVGTLITGPTAVIPQYYGVHWGVYPANIIQQQGPGGQPRRPISPSQTSEVTNQSNGNLAAAAAAAGNLQGPLSQYQQVIPAYYDQNGAVLMGNLRGVGNGAPVRLVSPAPVIINGANGAQAAAANNMRLLGNQAPQIGTPPASIYNNSQTPSLNSTQTFTGNTLADSLSQGLQTSNALTGNNYSLGLQTSSLGFGNSTLGTIGSPAIGNLGGGLGGSMGRRDSLDRTTSVLSPLSQDFRSGKWTSNYGALGTVTASPGPIGLTSGSLTPPPSLSNTSSALPLGALMSGNRVISAAPGAEAKFRNGSTNGMFTSGGSSSLFPPIKRNLSLEKCTGRSRLLEDFRNNRFPNLQLRDLANHIVEFSQDQHGSRFIQQKLERATPAEKQMVFNEILTAAYSLMTDVFGNYVIQKFFEFGTPEQKTVLANKIRGHVLPLALQMYGCRVIQKALECITQDQQKDIVRELDGHVLKCVKDQNGNHVVQKCIECVDPMALQFIINAFQGQVFTLSTHPYGCRVIQRILEHCTGDQTSPVLEELHQHTEQLLQDQYGNYVIQHVLEHGKPEDKSKIVGVVRGGVLKLSQHKFASNVVEKCVTHATRAERAMLIEEVCGYNDNAHSSLLMLMKDQYANYVVQKMIDVAEPAQRKMLMHKIRPHISTLRKYTYGKHILAKLEKYFMKNAPDSMGPNMTSPL